The nucleotide sequence ATGCCGTATTACCCTCTGCCCTTGACACTTCTTCTTGTCATCCTGACGCAGGAAGGATCTGTTTGGTTAAAGGACTTGTGTTTGTTAATTGATCTATGTTCGCCTTTTGCTCTTTTATTGCCTTAGTGCCAGTGTCTGACATATCCCTCGTGCCTCGGAATGACAGGTTATTATGAAGGTTGTAATTAGCAGAAAATCAAAAATTAACCGTCATTGCGAGGCATTAGGTAGTAGTGGGTAAAGTTCTTGGTTGGAAATTTAAAGCCTTTAGTTTCTTATGAAACAATGCCGCGGCAATCTGTTAGCGGTGAGATGTATAGGTTGATTGTGGCGGATTAATACCAAACCTGACGATTAGATTGCTTCGTCGTTTCCTCCTCGCATTTATGTGGGGGGGAGTTGTAATCCTGTCTATCCTTTCATCCTGCAAATCCCAGTTCAGACAGTATCATACCAAACCTGACGACTAGATTGCTTCGTCGTTCCTCCTCGCAGACGTGGTGGGGTAATGTAGCTGTGCCGATAAAAAATCGGCTCTACATTTAAATCATCACATCATCATATCATGACACTTGTAATTGTTATATGTTTTATGATTTTTTTTATAATATAATTTGAGGGAAAATGTTTTGAATACTTTTATTTTTTCTTTAATAACCCTTGTGTATTCCATAGGAATAGGTTTTTGTTCTTGAAGGGAGGGTTTGTGTGGTATAGAATGAGGTTTGTTGTATTGTACTTTAGAAAAAAAAACTATATTTGCATTTAGATAAAAATGTTACTTGTTTAAACTTTAATTTAAAACTCGATGAAAAGATTACATTTCGGTCAGTTTGCTGCGGTTATTTTCGCTGCGTTTTTTGCATTAACTTCTTGTAAAAAAGAAGAGGAAACAAGCCCTTCTAGCTCTATCGGTACTGCTACCATTAATGGAACAGCTAAAATTGATGATGAAGACGCCAATATTTCAGAACTTGATGGTGCAAAAATATTTGCTGTAGTGGATAACTCTCAATTAATAGATGGAGACCTTGATGGTCGCCCGGCAGAAAGACTAATTGAAGGTAGGATCGATGCTGCTGGTAACTTTAGCTTTAGTGTACCTGCAAGAGCTTCTGGTAATACAATTTCTTTCAGGTTTGAGGAGCACCGTGCTGGAAACTATAGATATACTAAAACTTCCGGAGATAGTGGTGCCAGTGTATTTAGCGGGTCTACTGAGTATGTAGAAGTTACATATAGCAAAGCAGCTATCAATCCTGAAGATGAAGAAGATGACGCTTAATACTACTTTTACTTTCTTTGATTTAAGAACCAAAATACATTTAAAATGAAGTTGAAATTTTTCCTATCAATATTTTTATTGACTTTTTGCGCACCTTTGATTTCTAGTGCGCAAGAGTTTGAGGAGCCAGGCGAGGACAGGGGACAATGGGTATCTAAAAGAGGTGTCTATATCTTCCCTGAAGCTGGTGATTTTTCACTGGGTTTCTCTGCTAACCCTTTTCTTAACTATGTGGGTGGCTTCTTTAGTCTTGCCGGTGCCAATGCTCCTGTGATTGACGCACCTGCTGGGCTAGAAACAAGGCCATTGGGAAATATCCCGGCTGCCATTATGTTTAAATACATGCTCTCTGATGATGTTGCTTTTAGAGGTAGATTACAGTTAGATTTCTATAGGGAGTCAGAAGTTGACTTAGTTGCTGATCAAACGGTAGAGTTTCCTGACCCATTACAGCCTCAAATGGTTGAAAATGTTGAAACTGTAGGGTTTTCTAATGCGCTTCTTGCCGGTGGTTTAGAATTCAGAAGAGGGCAAGGCAGAGTAAAAGGTGTTTATGGAGGTGAGCTTCTTGTTGGTATGGCTTCTCAGTCTATTTCAAGAGACTTTGGAAACCCTTTGACGCCTGAAAGTCCAGGACCTAGAACTGTAGAAGAAAACCTTGGCATGAACTGGTTCTTCGGAGCTAGAGGTTTTGCTGGTATAGAATACTTCTTTGCCCCTAAAATTTCTTTAGGTGGTGAATTAGGTTATACTTTGGGCATGAGAACTGCCGGGACTCAGGTTAACACTATTGAGGCTTTCGATCCTAACACGAACGATGTTATTTCTTATGACGTGGAGTCTACTGCTAATGATGGTAGAAACTTTAGGTTTTTAGGTGCTGGATTAGACCAGATCAATGCTAATATTAACTTGTTCTTCTACTTTTAATTTGAATTACGTAATAGAAAATTCTATTGCATATTTCAGGTTTATTTAAGTTTAATTTTTTTTGAAAATGCTCCTTCGTTCTCGTTGGAGCATTTTTTTATGCCATTAAACGAGGTGTAATTAGGATAAATTTTAAAGCATTGCCCTGGTAATCTGATAATGAAAAGAACGTAAGCCATACCACAAAAAACTTTTTATAACGCCCCTTCAGGACTTGGTTTAATAATTCAACCAAATAACTATAATCATTTCACCTCGTCGGGATTCTTAGGTTTGCCCGTTCCCGGAACATATATTCTTTCGTCTTCCATCTAAATTTTGGAGCCTTAAATCATGCTACAAAATTATATTCTGGTTGCTAACCGTCAGGTTTCAAGGATACCTCAAAGACCCGAAAGGGGCGATATGACTATAGGGTAATTAATTCATTACCAATGAGTCCCGAAGGGGTGGCATAAAAAGTACCTAACCATATCATGGAACCCTATAACGCCCCTTCAGGGCTTGGTTTAATAATTCAACCAAATAACTGTAATCATTTCACCTCGTCGGGATTCTTAGGTTTGCCCGTTCCCGGAACATATATTCTTTCGTCTTCCATCTAAATTTTGGAGCCTTAAATCATGCTACAAAATTATATTCTGGTTGCTAACCGTCAGGTTTCAAGGATACCTCAAAGACCCGAAAGGGGCGATATGACTATAGGGTAATTAATTCATTACCAATGAGTCCCGAAGGGGTGGCATAAAAAGTACCTAACCATATCATGGAACCCTATAACGCCCCTTCAGGGCTTGGTTTAATAATTCAACCAAATAACTATAATCATTTCATCCCGTCGGGATTCTTAGGTTTGCCCGTTCCCGGAACATATATTCTTTCGTCTTCCATCTAAATTTTGGAGCCTTAAATCATGCTACAAAATTATATTCTGGTTGCTAACCGTCAGGTTTCAAGGATACCTCAAAGACCCGAAAGGGGCGATATGACTATAGGGTAATTAATTCATTACCAATGAGTCCCGAAGGGGTGGCATAAAAAGTACCTAACCATATCATGGAACCCTATAACGCCCCTTCAGGGCTTGGTTTAATAATTCAACCAAATAACTGTAATCATTTCACCTCGTCGGGGTTCTTAGGATTGCCCACTCCGCAACATATCTTCTTTCGACCCCCATCTGCGCTTTGAGACCTTTTATCATCCTATAAAACAAAACATTTGGTTGCTAACCTTCAGATTTCAGGGATACGCCAAAGCCCCGAAAGGGGCGATATGATTATAGAACAAACATTTCAATACCGATGAACCCCGAAGGGGTGACATAAAAAAGATGTAACCATAAAAAATACAATCATTTCATTGGAATTATTAGGGTTGCCCACTCCGCAGCGTACCTATTGATCATCAGATGAAGTGAAAGAAAGTATAAACAATATCAGCCCTGGAATAAACATTACTGCTCCTATGACTAATAGTATGGTTGCCAGTAGCCAATGTGCATCCCAATGTTGTGTGGCATAATAAAGCCCTACGCCCAAAAAAGGCAGACTGATGACAATCATAAAAATCCCCGACGTTTTTAGAAACTTCTTTTCCGCTTTGGATACCTCAGGGAATAACTTTTTTATTATAGAATATACCAACCCATATTTTGATAATTTAGTCATTGCTGTTATAGTTTATTTTTAAATGGCCACACTAGTAATACAATAGCAGGGACAAGAAAAACCAGTCCTATTATAAATAAAGAGGTGACAAGCAGCCAGTTTTCAGGCCAATGTTCTATTATGTTATAGATCCCGTATGCAAAAAATGGGGCACTGAGCAAGAACAATAATACCGCCAGCACAACCCTGACAGTCTTTTCTGTCCTTTTAAGACGCTTTCTTTTCTTGCCTTTGTCGTAATCCATTGTTTGCTATTTGTTTAATTCCAACCCTTCTCATAAATGAACCAGTTTTTGGCATAGTCGCCCTTGTATACTAAGCAGAAGAAGTGTGGATTTGTTAAGAAATGTAAGGTGTTAATGGGGGAGGGGAGACTTCACCCCTCCAAGGGTTGTAACCACTTGGAGGGGCAGCGCTTACCGATTGTTTTAGTTGTTAGTTTTTGAGACTCTGCTTTTCTCTATTAATAAAACTATAGTATGGTAGTTTTAAGCTCTAAAAATAAACACTATAGCTGCCTCCCCGCACCTGTTGCGGGGTCTGTTTGGGTATGGTAGGATGGTTGTGTTCGATTGATTCGTTATTTGCCTTTACAGGCTACAGTGAGCAGGGATAGCTTGGAAATTTTGTTATATCTTGAAATTATAATTAGCAGAAAGCCAGAATTTAACCGTCATGCGAGGCATGAGGTAATGATTGAAAAAGTTCTTTGGATTGAATTTTAAGTCTTTAGTTTCTTATGAAACAATGCCGCGGCAATCTGATTGCGATAAGCTGTACTGGTTGTTGGGAATGATACTAAACTTGACGATGAGATTGCTTCGTCGTTTCCTCCTCGCAATGATGTTAAGTGTGAGTTGTAATAGAGGGTGTTATGTACCAGACCTGACGATTAGTGTATTATCAAATCATTACATTGATCGCCTTATTAATAAACTTAATGAGCTAATGTTACCTAAAGCTCATTCTCCATTTTTTCTTACCTTTTTTGCTTGTCCAAAAAAGGTAACCAAAAAAAGACACTATGGCTGAAAGGCATATTGCCACGCGCTAAACGCACAATCCCTCCCTGCCAAAAAAATGCCTTAACTGACGATTCATTGTCAAAGGCAGTATTTTATGGCGGCATTTTTAAAAATCCGGCACCCCACAAGCCGCAATATGCCCACACCAGCCATAGAGCCCCCGCCCGCCCTTAGCAGCTACCGGACTGCTGATTATTGAGTTGTTCTTTTGTCTACTTTTCGGCTCTTACCAGTTTGGAGGTTATCGCAGGTTTTGGTTGTTATTTTTTGGGGTGGTGTTTAAGACTCAAAAACAAACACTATAGCTGCCTCCCCGCACCTGTTGCGGGGTCTGTTTGGGTATGGTAGGATGGTTGTGTTCGATTGATTCGTTATTTGCCTTTACAGGCTACAGTGAGCAGGGATAGCTTGGAAATTTTGTTATATCTTGAAATTATAATTAGCAGAAAGCCAGAATTTAACCGTCATGCGAGGCATGAGGTAATGATTGAAAAAGTTCTTTGGATTGAATTTTAAGTCTTTAGTTTCTTATGAAACAATGCCGCGGCAATCTGTTTGCGGTAAGCTGTGTTGGTTGATTGTTTATGAGTGCGTATTAAATACCCAAGTAGACTCTACCTGTCAGCGTCCTTTGTTCCTGACAGCGTAAGTATTAAAACAACCTGACGATGAGATTGCTTCGTCGTTGCCTCCTCGCAATGACGGCGAGGGGTGAATTGTAACCCTATCTATCCTTCCATCCTGCGAATCCCGGTTCAGACAGTAAAATACCTTACCTGACGATTAGAGCACCACCCCTCCATTCCCAAATATAACTATTTGAATATGAAAATGTATCTAAACTGTCTTAGAGTGAGTTTGTTTAAAAAAATATGGAATTTTTTTCCACATATTAAAATTTCCTTTGTTCCCTTCCGTTAAAATTGCATAAATTGTCGTTTTAAACTGTAGCAAATACACCATTCCAAATGCTAAGAAAAGTTTTCCCTTATTTATTGTTAGGGATTTTGATTTACTCCTGTGTCCCGCACAGAAACATCGTCTACTTACAGGACGGTGAACCTCCTAGGGATACCTTAGAACGGCAAAAGTTTGAATATAGGGTTCAGCCTGGCGATGTATTGTATATCAGTGTCAGCAGTTACAACAGCCAACTGACGGATTTCTTCAACGTAACGGCCGAACGCAATAGCTCCACGGCTTTCTTTTATACAGGCTATACCATTGACAACAACGGCTATATCCATGTGCCGGTGCTGGACAGCCTTCATGTGGCGGGCATGAGCGTGCAGAACATACAAAAAAAACTGCGGGACGAGATTGGGGAGTATGTGACGGGTCCTAATGTCATTGTGAAACTGGTAAACTTTAAAGTAACCATCCTTGGGGAGGTGCGTAGACCCGGACTGTATCCGGTGGAGGCCAATGAATATACCATCTTGGAGGCCATTGCTGATGCCGGGGATGTCATGGAGCTTGGGGATCGGCAGAATGTGCGCCTGGTGCGTAAGGAGGGTAGCAGGACTAGGATTGTGAACCTGGACCTGACCGACCGTGCGCTTATTGCCTCGCCCTACTTCTACCTGCAGCCCAATGATGTTCTTTATGTAGAGCCCCTGAAGCAGAAGTCTAAACGGGAAAATATCTCTGCAGTGGCCAGAGTGGTTGGTATTCTTTCTGGACTAGCAATTGTGGCCAGACTTGTGATACAAACATTTTAAAAGGATAAGGTGAAAAAGCATAGCAACAACATACAGGAAGGAACCATTGACTATAAGCAATTGGGCATGCGCTTTGCCAGCCGCTGGTATGTGTTCGTGATTTCCCTGGCCATCTCCTATGGGCTTTGTGAACTGTACCTGCGCTATCAGGAAAATGTTTACCAGGTCAATTCCAAATTGCTGATCAAGGACGATGGCAAAAATATGCGGGGACTGGGCGGTCTGGACATGTTCGGGGACCAAAAAAACCTGCACAATGAAATAGGCATCATACGGTCCTTTGACATGATGTACCGGGTCATGTCCGAACTGGATTTTGATATTTCTTATTACCATGAGGGCAAGATCTTGACCAATGAGCTCTACAAGGACGCCCCTTTCCGGGTGGTGCCGGACAGCGGCAGCCCACAGATCATCCAAGTACCTTTTTACATTACCATTCTTTCGGCCAATACTTTTGTCCTGGAGGCGGAAGCCCCCAATGGGGCCAGCCTCCACAACCTGGAAACCCAACAAAGCGAGGGACGCCTGGAGCCCTTTACCCTTAAAAAGAAGTGCACCTTTGGAGAGCCGGTATCCCTGGAAAATACCTCTTTTACGGTGTACTTGAAAAACCCCTATTACCAACAGGGCGACGGTAAGAACTATTTTTACATCAATGACCGCAACCGCTTGGCCCACCAATACAAAAACCGCCTACAGGTGGGGCCGGCCAGTAAGGAGTCTTCCATCATCAACCTTGCGGTCAGTGGCCCGGCCCTGAAAAAGGAGATCGATTTTGTGAACAAGGTGGCGGAGGTCTACCTGCAGAGCGGTTACGATGAAAAGGTGCAAATAGCAAGCAGTACCATCAGTTTTATAGACGACCAGATTACCCAGGTATCTGCAGCCCTGAAAAACGCCGAAGGGGAAATGGAGGATTTCCGGGCCAGCCATAGGGTCATGAACCTGGGGGCTACCGCCGAGGAGGCCTATGCCAAGCTGGAGCGTTTTGAAAATGAAAAATCCAATGTGCTCCTGGAGCTGAAGTACTATGATTACATACAGGACTATGTGCGCAGCAACAAGGACATGCGGGAGGTGGTGGTGCCCTCGGCCATAGGCATTGCCGATCCGGTGCTGAACAAGCTCATCGGGGAGCTGATACAATATAAAGCAGAAAGGACGCAGCTGGAAGAAACCTCCACGGAAAAAAACCCCTATCTGAGGGCCCTGGACCGTAAGATTGACTATACCATGAAGTCCTTGGAGGAAAGCATCAAAAACGTGATCAATGGCACCAGGGTCACCCTGAAAGATTTGAATACCCGGATTACCAGCATAGAGAGGACTGTGAACAGCTTGCCCAAGACGGAGCGCATGCTCTTGGACATTCAGCGTAGGTTTAACCTCAACGACCACCTCTACAATTTTCTCCTGGAGCGCAAGGCGGAGGCAGGCATTACCAAGGCCTCTACCCAAATAGACCATAAAATCCTGGAAAAGGCCAGCCTCCTCAATTCCTTTAAGATTGCCCCCAAGGAGGATTCCATTAAGATCGCCTTTTTCAGTCTGGCCTTTCTCCTTCCCATTATAGGCATTTTCCTGCGGGATTTCCTGAACGATAAGATACAGAGCCGGGAAGATATAGAAAACAATACGGAAATTCCCGTGCTGGGCACCGTGGGCCACAGCCGCAAGGACAGCCAATTGGTGGTGCATGAGCAGCCCAAGTCTGCCATTGCGGAAGCCTTCCGGTCCATACGGGTGAACATGCAGTACCTGGGCAAGGGCCAAAAGGTCATAGCCATTACTTCTACCATTTCCGGGGAGGGCAAAACCTTTACCTCCATGAACCTGGCCTCGGTCTTTGCCATTTCCGGAAAGAAGACGGTGCTGATCGGGGGGGACCTGAGGAAGCCTAGAATACACCAGGATTTCAAGCTTTCCAACGATATCGGGCTGAGCACCTTTTTGGCCGGAAAGGCAGCCTTGGAGGAAATTATACACCCTACCGGGGTGGATTGCCTGGACATTATCTGTTCCGGCCCTGTGCCGCCCAACCCTGGGGACCTGCTCCAGGTGCCGAGGATGGAGGGGCTGATAGAAGCTTTGAAAAAATCTTATGACCACATCATCATTGACACGCCCCCCGTGGGACTCGTGGCGGATGCCCTTCTACTGATGCGGTATTCGGATGTGAACCTATACATTGTCCGCCATAAATATACCGCCAAGAAAATGCTGGAAAAGGTCGATACCCTCCATGCGGAAGGCAAGCTGGACAATGTCAGCATCATCATCAACGATTTATGTGAGCGGGATGCCCGATATGGGTATGGGTATTCCTATGGGTATTATACGAACTATGGATATGATGCATCCGAAGAAAAGAAAAAGTTACGATTGAAAAAGCTCTTTCGCCGGAATAAAACACAAGTATAAACCTTTATTTTATGAAGTTTAGAGCGCAAGTGAAGTGGAAATGATAAATTTTTTGCTTGTCTAATAATAGCTAATTCTCCCTGTTATGCTTCTTTTAAAACAATTTTAGAGGGAACATCATAGCGTTTTAAGGTGAAGGTTGGGAAAAAGATATATCTATAAATACTAACATGTTATTGTTAAGAACCAAGTTTAAAAATGCGCTTGCCCCAATTTTAAAAAAAGGCTCTTTTGCACAAAATGTGACATTCACATTTTCAGGAGGTTTTTTTACAGCACTACTTAGTTTATTGCTAAGCCCTGTTATTACAAGATTGTATGCGCCTGATGCTTATGGAGTCTTTTCTCTTTTCTCTGCAATTGTCCTGAACCTTAGTATGCTGGGTACATTAAGATACACCCAAGCTTTTGTTTTGCCTAAAAACACTAAACAGTTTCGGCCACTTTTTCAACTGACAATTTTACTTGGACTGATTTATATCCTCTTGATTGGTTTTTCTTTATATAGCTTCAAAGCTTTAATTACAAAGACTTTTGGTCTGGAAGCTTTGGGAGGATGGTATTTTGTAATCCCTTTTGTAGTGTTATTGGTCATTACCAATGAGATTGTTAAAGCGTACTGTCTTAGAAAAAAATTGTTTAAGCTTAATGCAGGAGTAGAAGTATTTAGTAGCTTAAATGCAAAAGCAATTTCTGTTTTTTTTGGGTATTTTTTAGCTGGTAATTCATTTGGATTAATATTTAGTGATATTTTTTCCCGTACCACATTTTTTATTGCACGATTTTCCCTTTTTACATCTAATCGTTTTAAGCGACTTTTTAGGTCTTTTTCTTTAAAAAAGATAAAAAGCACTTTCTTTGAATACAGTTCGTACCCAAAGTATGTTTTGCCTGGTAATTATATCAACCTATTTTCCGAACAGTTGCCACTTTTTGTTTTAGGAGCGTATTTCTCTACTGCTTTTACCGGTGCTTATGGATTTGGGGGGGCTATGCTATCTATGCCTATGAGTTTATTGGCAAGATCATTTTCATCTGTTTTTTTACAGAAAGGAGCCGAGGTTTATCATTCTAACCCTGACCAATTGGCTGGTCTTACCCTAAAGCTTCATAATAGAATTTTTTATTTAGGATTGCTTCCAATAAGTTTTTTAATTGTGAATGCCGATTGGTTGTTTTCATTTGTTTTTAGTACGAACTGGGAATATGCAGGAGTTTTTGTTCAGCTTATGGCCGTTGTATCCTTGTTTAAGCTTTCTTCTACTTCCATTATTTCCGTTAGAAGGCTTTATGGAAAAGAACAGCATACTCTTTATATAAGCATTGTCTTAGTTGTTTTAAGAACTACTGGTTTAGCTGTAGGTGTATACATGAACGATCCTGTTTTAGTTGTTGCTGGATATTGTACAGGTAATTTAATTGGTTATTTGATTAATAATTATTTAATATTAAATTTATTAAAATTGAAAGCACTTTCTATAATTTTTAAGAAAGTGCTTTTGCTCGGAGCTGCCTGTAGCCTATTTTATGTGGTTAAAAACTTAATATCCCTGATGTTTTAAACAACACCAAGAACATTAAATACATCTTGCCACATTTTTCTTGTCAATTCTTTTTGTTCGTTTGACTTTTGTTTTAATTTTTTGATCAACATTTCTCGATGGTCTTTATCTGTTATTAAATCAATTTTTTCTTTAATGTTTTGTTCAGACGAAGATGGCGTTAGAATAAGTTCTTCACAGTCGTAATCTTTAAAGAGCATGTTGTATTTATGACTCCATCCAGAAGCTATTGCAGGTACTCCTTGGGATAAGGCGGCAACTAAACCATGAAACCTTGAACCAATTACGGCATCACAATTTTGTATAATTCCTTTTATATGTATAGGATTACTTTCTTTGACAATTTCAACTTCTAACTTTACAGCATTCTTGATTTTTTCTGCTAAAGCAAGGTCGGTACTAGTTTCATGAACTAGAAAGAATGGATTGTACCCTTTGGAAATGGTCAACTCTATACAAGTTGAAATAAATTTAATATAATTCTTACTTTCTTCTTTACTTGTTTTGTCCAACATTCTTTGGTTGGGTACGATGCATATGCTTTTTGTCTGTATATTGAAGTTTTCAGGAAGTAACCCTTCTGTTAGATTTGTAAAATCGGGTGCTATTTTGACTTTGCTTTGTTCCCCAGTAAGTTCTATGATGTTGTTATAAGATACTATATCTCTTGCAAATACTAAATCAGATGAATCGACTAGTATTTTAAGGTGTTTTTTCGTTTCCTGTTTTGTAAAAGGGCCAAAGGCCTGAGGTAAAAGGATAACTTTCTTTCCGGCTTTTTTTTCTTTTTGGTATTTTAATGCAAAGTTTTTAGTGAAAGATTCGGGAAATTGATCCGTATAGGCAAAACCGGAGGCATCTAAATAAGCAGATATTAATTTATCAGTTGTTAACCCTTGCTTTAGTAAAAAATTTTCCGGTACTAAATTTAAAATATTAAGCCAATTATTCCTAAAGCGTTTATAGACAGCTTTACTGTAAAGTTTGAGATCTGCTTTTTGTTCATAGGAGCCTTGGTATCCATGAACAGCTAACCGAACTTGGTCATGTAATGGCTGAAAAGTTTTAACAACAGATTGAAGCATAAGCTCCGCTCCTTTGTTATGAAAATTTGTTCCAGTAATTTCTATAGTTTTTTTATCCATTATTATGTTTATTTTTGTGAGACTAGCAATATATTATTATTTTTATACGTTTTTGCAATGTTAAATTTTTCCTTATGTCTAAAGATAAAGACTTAGTTTCAATTATTATTCCTTGTTACAATTGTGAAGCCTTTATAGAAGAAGCTGTTTTGTCATGCATTAAACAATCTTATGATAATATTGAAATTATATGCGTAGATAATAATTCTAAAGATAATACAAAATATAAAATAAAAGAACTGCAGTTAAGATATCCAAGTAAAGTTACTACTGCATTTGAGTCTAAAAACGGTGCCCCTGCTGCAAGGAACAAGGGGATAGAGTTGGCAAAAGGTGATTTTGTCCATTTTTTAGATTCTGATGATGCTTTATTTGAAGGTGCTATAGAAACGCTTGTTAATAATATTGGTGATTTTGATGGTGTATGTGGTAATGAATATTATTATCAAAATGATTTTTTGAATAAACCTTTTAAAGTAAAAAAACCAAACATTAATACAAGTGATCGTTTTGTTGGGATTTTGGATAATCACCCAAATACTAGTGCTGTTTTATTAAGAGCCGAGGTGTTCAATACTATTAGGTGGGA is from Cytophagaceae bacterium ABcell3 and encodes:
- a CDS encoding polysaccharide pyruvyl transferase family protein, whose product is MDKKTIEITGTNFHNKGAELMLQSVVKTFQPLHDQVRLAVHGYQGSYEQKADLKLYSKAVYKRFRNNWLNILNLVPENFLLKQGLTTDKLISAYLDASGFAYTDQFPESFTKNFALKYQKEKKAGKKVILLPQAFGPFTKQETKKHLKILVDSSDLVFARDIVSYNNIIELTGEQSKVKIAPDFTNLTEGLLPENFNIQTKSICIVPNQRMLDKTSKEESKNYIKFISTCIELTISKGYNPFFLVHETSTDLALAEKIKNAVKLEVEIVKESNPIHIKGIIQNCDAVIGSRFHGLVAALSQGVPAIASGWSHKYNMLFKDYDCEELILTPSSSEQNIKEKIDLITDKDHREMLIKKLKQKSNEQKELTRKMWQDVFNVLGVV
- a CDS encoding polysaccharide biosynthesis tyrosine autokinase, whose translation is MKKHSNNIQEGTIDYKQLGMRFASRWYVFVISLAISYGLCELYLRYQENVYQVNSKLLIKDDGKNMRGLGGLDMFGDQKNLHNEIGIIRSFDMMYRVMSELDFDISYYHEGKILTNELYKDAPFRVVPDSGSPQIIQVPFYITILSANTFVLEAEAPNGASLHNLETQQSEGRLEPFTLKKKCTFGEPVSLENTSFTVYLKNPYYQQGDGKNYFYINDRNRLAHQYKNRLQVGPASKESSIINLAVSGPALKKEIDFVNKVAEVYLQSGYDEKVQIASSTISFIDDQITQVSAALKNAEGEMEDFRASHRVMNLGATAEEAYAKLERFENEKSNVLLELKYYDYIQDYVRSNKDMREVVVPSAIGIADPVLNKLIGELIQYKAERTQLEETSTEKNPYLRALDRKIDYTMKSLEESIKNVINGTRVTLKDLNTRITSIERTVNSLPKTERMLLDIQRRFNLNDHLYNFLLERKAEAGITKASTQIDHKILEKASLLNSFKIAPKEDSIKIAFFSLAFLLPIIGIFLRDFLNDKIQSREDIENNTEIPVLGTVGHSRKDSQLVVHEQPKSAIAEAFRSIRVNMQYLGKGQKVIAITSTISGEGKTFTSMNLASVFAISGKKTVLIGGDLRKPRIHQDFKLSNDIGLSTFLAGKAALEEIIHPTGVDCLDIICSGPVPPNPGDLLQVPRMEGLIEALKKSYDHIIIDTPPVGLVADALLLMRYSDVNLYIVRHKYTAKKMLEKVDTLHAEGKLDNVSIIINDLCERDARYGYGYSYGYYTNYGYDASEEKKKLRLKKLFRRNKTQV
- a CDS encoding glycosyltransferase, with the translated sequence MSKDKDLVSIIIPCYNCEAFIEEAVLSCIKQSYDNIEIICVDNNSKDNTKYKIKELQLRYPSKVTTAFESKNGAPAARNKGIELAKGDFVHFLDSDDALFEGAIETLVNNIGDFDGVCGNEYYYQNDFLNKPFKVKKPNINTSDRFVGILDNHPNTSAVLLRAEVFNTIRWEIDLKSGQEKFLWFCIILNQFKFLYVDEDVCKIRVHSSAFRISNQGKKQLVQNTFVMLEKVDEMYSKNLLLSKSRRLALHKHYLIQSYKAICVRNFKYSNMFYEKVDKGLIRTDSEFSYVSREGVSIIFNPYISYFIFKVKEYVVLLKHRMFGYLKL
- a CDS encoding polysaccharide biosynthesis/export family protein — encoded protein: MLRKVFPYLLLGILIYSCVPHRNIVYLQDGEPPRDTLERQKFEYRVQPGDVLYISVSSYNSQLTDFFNVTAERNSSTAFFYTGYTIDNNGYIHVPVLDSLHVAGMSVQNIQKKLRDEIGEYVTGPNVIVKLVNFKVTILGEVRRPGLYPVEANEYTILEAIADAGDVMELGDRQNVRLVRKEGSRTRIVNLDLTDRALIASPYFYLQPNDVLYVEPLKQKSKRENISAVARVVGILSGLAIVARLVIQTF
- a CDS encoding oligosaccharide flippase family protein; its protein translation is MTFTFSGGFFTALLSLLLSPVITRLYAPDAYGVFSLFSAIVLNLSMLGTLRYTQAFVLPKNTKQFRPLFQLTILLGLIYILLIGFSLYSFKALITKTFGLEALGGWYFVIPFVVLLVITNEIVKAYCLRKKLFKLNAGVEVFSSLNAKAISVFFGYFLAGNSFGLIFSDIFSRTTFFIARFSLFTSNRFKRLFRSFSLKKIKSTFFEYSSYPKYVLPGNYINLFSEQLPLFVLGAYFSTAFTGAYGFGGAMLSMPMSLLARSFSSVFLQKGAEVYHSNPDQLAGLTLKLHNRIFYLGLLPISFLIVNADWLFSFVFSTNWEYAGVFVQLMAVVSLFKLSSTSIISVRRLYGKEQHTLYISIVLVVLRTTGLAVGVYMNDPVLVVAGYCTGNLIGYLINNYLILNLLKLKALSIIFKKVLLLGAACSLFYVVKNLISLMF